In uncultured Cohaesibacter sp., a genomic segment contains:
- the modB gene encoding molybdate ABC transporter permease subunit: MLEAITLTLELAITVTILLLLIGTPIAWWLARSKSWWKEVVGTLVSLPLVLPPTVLGFYLLLALGPNSLLGRSIASVIGHTLPFTFAGLVVASIIYSLPFMVQPVRNAFEAIGERPLEVASTLRASPLDCFFSVVLPLARPGLITGTILSFAHTVGEFGVVLMIGGNIPGETKVLSIAIYDYVETLEWNKAHILAGGMLVFSFLVIFSTTTIEKRLRRRMQ; the protein is encoded by the coding sequence GTGCTGGAAGCGATCACCCTGACACTGGAGCTGGCGATAACCGTCACCATTCTGCTGCTGCTGATCGGCACCCCCATCGCATGGTGGCTGGCCCGATCAAAGAGCTGGTGGAAAGAGGTGGTCGGGACGCTGGTCTCCCTGCCTCTGGTGCTGCCGCCAACCGTCCTCGGCTTCTATCTGCTGCTGGCCCTTGGGCCAAACAGCCTGCTGGGGCGCTCCATCGCCTCGGTTATCGGCCACACCCTGCCCTTCACCTTTGCTGGGCTGGTTGTGGCCTCCATCATCTATTCGCTGCCCTTCATGGTGCAGCCGGTGCGCAATGCCTTCGAGGCCATCGGCGAGCGGCCGCTTGAGGTGGCCTCCACCCTGCGCGCCTCGCCGCTGGACTGCTTCTTCTCCGTCGTCCTGCCGCTGGCAAGACCGGGCCTCATCACCGGCACCATTCTCAGCTTTGCCCACACGGTAGGAGAGTTCGGCGTGGTGTTGATGATCGGCGGCAACATCCCCGGCGAAACCAAAGTCCTGTCCATCGCCATCTATGACTATGTCGAGACACTGGAATGGAACAAGGCGCATATTCTTGCAGGCGGCATGCTCGTCTTCTCCTTCCTCGTCATCTTCAGCACGACAACAATCGAGAAGCGTCTGAGGAGGCGCATGCAATGA
- the modA gene encoding molybdate ABC transporter substrate-binding protein, whose translation MKQSNHILLSASILALSLTVGAAAQAAETKVAVAANFTAAAKEIATAFEAETGHTAVLSFGSTGKIYTQIANGAPFSLFLAADQARPIKAEKEGLAVADTRFTYAQGKIVLYSTDPALVDSEGAVLQSPDKFDKLAIANPKTAPYGAAAMETLANLKVPSAVMDALVQGDSISQTHQFVASGNAQLGFVALSQVVDSKEGSQWVVPSDLYTPIKQDVVLLKTGADDEAAKAFLAFLKGDTAKAIILKFGYGVE comes from the coding sequence ATGAAGCAATCGAACCATATCCTGTTGTCAGCCTCGATCCTGGCCCTTTCGCTCACTGTCGGCGCAGCCGCTCAGGCAGCCGAAACAAAAGTGGCAGTCGCGGCCAACTTCACAGCCGCTGCCAAGGAAATCGCCACGGCTTTCGAGGCCGAAACCGGCCACACCGCTGTCCTCAGCTTCGGCTCGACCGGCAAGATCTACACCCAGATCGCCAACGGTGCCCCCTTCTCGCTGTTCCTTGCGGCCGATCAGGCCCGCCCGATCAAGGCCGAGAAAGAAGGCCTTGCCGTTGCAGACACCCGCTTCACCTATGCTCAGGGCAAGATCGTGCTGTACAGCACAGACCCGGCTCTCGTCGACAGTGAAGGCGCAGTTCTGCAGTCACCGGACAAGTTCGACAAACTGGCCATCGCCAACCCCAAGACGGCTCCCTATGGCGCGGCAGCCATGGAAACCCTCGCCAACTTGAAGGTTCCATCCGCCGTCATGGATGCTCTGGTGCAAGGGGACAGCATTTCCCAGACCCATCAGTTTGTCGCATCCGGCAATGCCCAGCTCGGATTTGTCGCCCTCTCTCAGGTGGTGGACAGCAAGGAAGGCTCGCAGTGGGTCGTCCCGTCTGACCTTTACACCCCGATCAAGCAGGACGTCGTTCTGCTGAAGACCGGTGCCGATGATGAAGCCGCCAAGGCCTTCCTTGCCTTCCTCAAGGGCGACACGGCCAAGGCAATCATTCTCAAATTCGGCTATGGTGTCGAATAA
- a CDS encoding TOBE domain-containing protein, with product MANQPQSVRPVLSFLDKAGHRASEERFRLLSEIDREGSISAAAKRLGISYKAAWDAVNALNNLFSTPLVDAQPGGRKGGGAVLTDEGRRALEAHRHLTDRLNQFIAEIEREISGNPGATSLSNPLLWSFAMRTSARNVFHGIIEEIIPGAVNSEVCLRVSDRTVLTVIITNKSIESLDLRKGAEAFALIKASTPILMAETETVRLSARNQIQGTVISLEMGAVNSEVLLDIGNSKTLTVVITKQSALSLDIKTGDRMCAMIKASQIILGVE from the coding sequence ATGGCCAACCAGCCCCAATCCGTCCGGCCTGTTCTTTCTTTCCTTGACAAGGCAGGCCACCGCGCCAGCGAGGAGCGTTTCAGACTATTATCCGAGATCGACCGGGAAGGGTCAATCTCGGCAGCAGCCAAACGCCTCGGTATAAGCTACAAGGCCGCGTGGGACGCCGTCAACGCCCTCAACAATCTCTTCAGCACACCTCTAGTCGACGCCCAGCCCGGCGGCCGCAAGGGCGGCGGTGCCGTCCTCACCGATGAAGGCCGCAGGGCGCTGGAAGCCCATCGCCATCTTACCGACCGGCTCAACCAGTTCATTGCCGAGATCGAACGCGAGATTTCCGGCAATCCGGGTGCCACCTCCCTTTCCAATCCCCTTCTATGGAGTTTTGCCATGCGCACCAGCGCCCGCAATGTCTTTCACGGCATCATTGAAGAGATCATCCCCGGCGCCGTCAATTCGGAAGTTTGCCTCAGGGTATCCGACCGCACAGTGCTGACTGTCATCATCACCAACAAAAGCATCGAGTCACTGGATCTGCGCAAGGGCGCAGAAGCCTTCGCTCTCATCAAGGCCTCCACCCCCATCCTGATGGCAGAGACCGAGACTGTCCGGCTGTCGGCCCGCAACCAGATTCAGGGCACCGTAATCTCGCTGGAGATGGGTGCCGTGAACAGCGAAGTGCTGCTTGATATCGGCAACAGCAAGACCCTCACCGTCGTGATCACCAAACAGAGCGCCCTGTCCCTCGACATCAAGACCGGAGACAGAATGTGCGCCATGATCAAGGCCTCACAGATTATCCTCGGCGTCGAGTAG
- a CDS encoding HlyD family type I secretion periplasmic adaptor subunit → MTTMETAAEQALYREVRRTLLAAGLVILLIVGGLFVWGSFAEISSAVVAQGTIVVQGNTKKVQHREGGIVKDILVNEGDLVQSGDILIRLDDTRTQANLAIVTKQLVELRAQAARLLAERDGRSDITFPQPTEAPFDASELADIRNGHIQLMESRRKSLEGRKNQLKEQIKQLNSQISGLLVQRDAKADEIRFVQQTIKANETLIEKKLVTQSYLNEMKREKAELEGDYGGFVSQLAQIRQAVSEKELQLLQIADDAQAAILEEYQTVRSKITQLEEQEISARDQLKHILIRASQTGIVHQLAIHTIGAVIAPGETVMMIVPREDKLIVQAKVNPAEIDRLSPDQEARLRFPAFDRRTTPEIKAHLDVISADRITDQASGQAYYEVFLRFSDEELGKLEGKTLVPGMPVEVYLQTGYRSVLSYLVKPMVDQIEHALKER, encoded by the coding sequence ATGACAACGATGGAAACAGCGGCTGAACAGGCCCTCTATCGCGAAGTAAGACGCACGCTTCTTGCCGCCGGCCTTGTCATTCTGCTCATAGTGGGTGGATTGTTCGTTTGGGGCAGTTTTGCCGAGATCTCAAGCGCCGTCGTGGCTCAGGGCACAATCGTCGTTCAGGGCAACACCAAGAAGGTGCAACATCGTGAAGGTGGCATCGTCAAGGACATTCTGGTCAACGAGGGCGATCTGGTGCAAAGCGGCGACATTCTGATCCGCCTTGACGACACGCGGACGCAGGCCAATCTCGCCATCGTAACAAAACAGCTGGTGGAACTGCGTGCCCAGGCAGCTCGCCTGCTGGCAGAACGCGACGGGCGCAGCGATATCACCTTTCCCCAGCCGACAGAGGCCCCTTTCGATGCCAGCGAGCTGGCCGATATCCGCAATGGCCATATCCAGTTGATGGAATCGCGCAGGAAGTCGCTCGAAGGACGCAAGAACCAGCTCAAGGAACAGATCAAGCAGCTGAACAGTCAGATCTCCGGCCTGTTGGTCCAGCGGGATGCCAAGGCTGATGAAATACGCTTTGTTCAACAGACCATCAAGGCCAATGAAACGCTCATCGAGAAGAAACTGGTCACCCAGTCCTATCTCAACGAGATGAAACGGGAGAAGGCCGAACTGGAAGGTGACTATGGCGGCTTTGTCTCCCAACTGGCCCAGATCCGGCAGGCAGTGAGCGAGAAGGAACTGCAGTTGCTGCAAATAGCTGACGATGCACAGGCCGCGATCCTTGAAGAATACCAGACTGTGCGATCCAAGATCACCCAGCTTGAAGAGCAGGAGATCTCCGCCCGCGACCAGCTCAAACACATCCTGATCAGGGCGTCGCAAACAGGCATTGTCCACCAGCTCGCCATTCACACCATCGGCGCCGTGATTGCCCCCGGCGAGACGGTGATGATGATCGTGCCGCGAGAAGACAAGCTGATCGTTCAGGCCAAGGTAAACCCTGCCGAGATCGACCGGCTTTCCCCGGATCAGGAAGCCCGGTTGCGCTTCCCGGCCTTTGATCGCCGCACCACCCCGGAAATAAAGGCCCATCTTGACGTCATTTCCGCCGACAGGATCACCGATCAGGCGTCGGGACAGGCCTATTATGAGGTTTTCCTGCGCTTTTCGGATGAAGAACTTGGCAAGCTGGAAGGCAAGACGCTCGTCCCCGGCATGCCGGTTGAAGTCTATCTGCAAACCGGCTATCGCAGCGTCCTTTCCTATCTCGTCAAACCGATGGTCGATCAGATCGAGCATGCCCTCAAGGAAAGATAG
- a CDS encoding type I secretion system permease/ATPase yields the protein MQDPITNRHAPNVGFFDKTASIWFGVAGVSIVINLLMFTGPLFMLQVYDRVISSGSVPTLIVLAILALSLYCFYGLLDLLRNRVLLRTGQFVDARVSGRIFKLSTNAQLIAGQQASHMRPVRDLDVIRQFVSGPGPAALFDTPWMPVYLLVVYLFHPLLGIVATCGALVICVLIALNEWLSRAPSLEASTETANRQQMVETARNNTEAINAMGMIGALQARWIDRNTEYLAKQKKAADRTTLFAVMTRTIRFILQSAILGVGAWLTIRQETSGGVMIAASIMTSRALSPIEVAIGQWRNFISARQAYARLSDLIKRVPEKAEQMELPLPTRTVSADQVSCAPIGARKPVVQGISLELFAGQAMGIIGPSGSGKSTFAKALVGILPTVTGSIRLDGAELGQWNESQLGSIIGFLPQDVQLIDGTVAEVISRFDPNATPDAVIEAASLADLHDMITALPEGYNTIIGNSGYALSGGQRQRIALARALYGNPFLIVLDEPNSNLDGQGEAALTESLLEMKKKGSIIVVIAHRPSALAAVDMVLCLNEGKMQAFGPKNEVLSKVLAPVKTQGVA from the coding sequence ATGCAGGACCCGATCACCAATCGTCACGCTCCGAACGTTGGTTTCTTTGACAAGACGGCCTCCATCTGGTTCGGCGTTGCCGGTGTCAGCATTGTCATCAACCTGCTGATGTTCACGGGCCCCCTGTTCATGCTGCAGGTCTATGACCGCGTCATTTCCAGTGGTTCGGTGCCGACACTCATCGTGCTCGCCATCCTTGCCCTGTCCCTCTATTGCTTTTATGGACTGCTTGATCTGCTGCGCAACCGGGTGCTATTGCGCACAGGTCAGTTCGTTGACGCACGGGTTTCGGGCAGAATCTTCAAGCTCTCTACCAATGCCCAGTTGATCGCGGGCCAACAGGCCAGCCACATGCGCCCCGTCAGGGACCTTGACGTCATACGCCAGTTTGTTTCCGGCCCCGGACCAGCCGCCTTGTTCGACACCCCCTGGATGCCAGTCTATCTGTTGGTCGTCTATCTGTTTCACCCGCTGCTCGGTATTGTCGCAACCTGTGGTGCCCTCGTCATTTGCGTATTGATTGCGCTGAACGAGTGGCTATCCCGCGCGCCAAGCCTCGAAGCGTCAACAGAAACGGCAAATCGTCAGCAAATGGTCGAGACCGCCCGCAACAACACCGAAGCCATCAACGCGATGGGCATGATCGGCGCCTTGCAGGCCCGTTGGATTGATCGCAACACAGAGTATCTGGCCAAGCAGAAGAAGGCAGCCGACAGGACGACCTTGTTTGCCGTCATGACGCGCACCATCCGCTTCATCTTGCAATCGGCCATTCTGGGGGTCGGAGCATGGCTGACCATCCGTCAGGAAACCAGTGGTGGCGTGATGATCGCCGCCTCCATCATGACCTCCCGCGCGCTGTCTCCGATCGAAGTGGCCATCGGCCAGTGGCGCAACTTCATCTCTGCCCGTCAGGCCTATGCCCGCCTCAGCGATCTGATCAAGCGCGTGCCAGAAAAGGCCGAACAGATGGAATTGCCCCTGCCGACCCGGACGGTAAGCGCAGACCAGGTCAGTTGCGCCCCGATCGGCGCACGCAAGCCGGTCGTCCAGGGTATATCGCTCGAACTCTTCGCCGGTCAGGCAATGGGCATCATAGGTCCCTCGGGATCAGGCAAATCCACTTTTGCCAAGGCACTCGTTGGCATACTGCCGACGGTAACCGGCTCAATTCGCCTCGACGGCGCCGAGCTTGGCCAGTGGAACGAAAGCCAACTCGGCAGCATTATCGGCTTCCTGCCGCAGGATGTGCAGCTGATAGACGGCACGGTAGCAGAAGTCATTTCCCGCTTTGACCCGAACGCCACGCCGGACGCTGTCATCGAGGCGGCATCGCTCGCCGACTTGCATGACATGATTACTGCCCTGCCGGAAGGCTACAACACCATAATCGGCAATTCGGGCTATGCCCTTTCGGGAGGGCAGCGCCAGCGGATCGCATTGGCCCGTGCGCTTTATGGCAATCCCTTCCTGATCGTGCTCGATGAACCCAACTCCAATCTGGATGGCCAGGGTGAAGCGGCGCTGACCGAATCCCTGCTGGAAATGAAGAAAAAGGGATCCATCATCGTCGTCATCGCCCACCGGCCCAGCGCCCTTGCTGCGGTCGACATGGTCCTGTGCCTCAATGAAGGCAAGATGCAGGCCTTCGGCCCCAAGAACGAGGTCCTTTCGAAAGTGCTGGCCCCGGTCAAGACGCAAGGAGTGGCCTAG
- a CDS encoding VWA domain-containing protein: MSSAIRENLVNRYNISSTSLGLDGVYDVHSVQVEDRTYVYAAGSNSDAIVIFELRADGELTYIKTVVDDNSLVLNGASSLASAVVGTDQYLFVQSFYDESISVFRIGDDGDLTAVDQIVDDATLALSNDGGKMAVAVAGGQTYLIAAGGAEDGVSVFRVATDGTLTNTDNVFDADELAYGLDRATHVESAIIGGVSYVFVTGNYENAVNVFRLNANGTLDLTDSLVDEGDLELYRAADMATAVIGGVTYLFVGGNSDAGVSVFSVDATGTLTNVFNLSDGTLLSSVEGLETFEMAGDHYLVANGYGYDRLSYYKIGTDGSLTLADSVVDDASLSLNGSAQSTVAMIDGHTYIISSGQYDDGLSTFEVGLSNLPINGTSDADILTGTELDDEINGLGGNDIIMGGDADDTLSGDGGDDVVDGGSGNDKLFGDGLQTQTISNTVTVPSTQQQLSLTATLPSSSNASEIEISGYISRASLQTTDFNIVYVIDVSNSMNSSFVGTETVGDLNGDGSSNTLLDGAIASYEAMTKSLIDAGVSGSDLAIVSFSDYAYNIYNSTVYGDVSGALRSLNDLSGTNFKAGLQYAISALKQMGSGENRVFFLSDGVNNSSSSTFADEVATLLDPNGLNAEIRSVGLGLNADVEGGLDLLDDGIDNSSAERVLTPSELTAGLSGTPVETSEVARIEVLVNGHVVRTILPTAFTSTPFGLQYNATVSGLSTTANDVVTVRMIASDAAATTAQASVTLSNAASDEGNDVLLGHEGDDTLYGNGGDDRLLGGDGSDVLFGGAGNDVLDGGRGVDRMEGGAGNDTYYVNLREDTVFEGWNAGTDRVFAGVSYRLWEHSQNIENLILTGTANINGSGNGLNNGIAGNSGNNYLEGGNGNDTLFGGGGDDTLDGGTGTDNMIGGAGNDTYYVDNVGDKITEALNGGTDRVFSSVSYRLWEHSQDIENLILTGTANINGSGNGLNNGIAGNSGNNYLEGGNGNDTLFGGGGDDTLDGGTGTDNMIGGAGNDTLDGGTGADTMNGGAGNDTYYVDNVGDKITEALNGGTDRVFSSVSYRLWEHSQDIENLILTGTANINGSGNGLNNGIAGNSGNNYLEGGNGNDTLFGGGGDDTLDGGTGTDNMIGGAGNDTLDGGTGADTMNGGAGNDTYYVDNVGDKITEALNGGTDRVFSSVSYRLWEHSQDIENLILTGTANINGSGNGLNNGIAGNSGNNYLEGGNGNDTLFGGGGDDTLDGGTGTDNMIGGAGNDTLDGGTGADTMNGGAGNDTYYVDNVGDKITEALNGGTDRVFSSVSYRLWEHSQDIENLILTGTANINGSGNGLNNGIAGNSGNNYLEGGNGNDTLFGGGGNDTLFGGNGNDILLGGADNDRLIGGGGNDTVTGGAGVDTFVFLTHGEADVITDFQNGVDLLEIGTGVNSLAQVTVTDVGADTVLQFDGNSLTLKNFDHALISADDFSFV, translated from the coding sequence ATGTCTTCGGCAATTCGGGAAAATTTGGTCAATAGATATAACATATCAAGTACATCGCTTGGGCTTGATGGTGTTTATGACGTTCATAGTGTTCAGGTTGAAGATCGGACATATGTTTATGCTGCGGGATCCAATAGCGACGCTATCGTGATCTTCGAGCTTCGGGCTGATGGGGAGCTTACCTATATCAAGACTGTTGTGGACGATAACTCGCTCGTGCTCAACGGGGCGTCTTCTCTTGCCTCTGCGGTTGTCGGGACCGACCAATATCTCTTTGTTCAGAGTTTCTATGACGAGAGTATCTCCGTTTTCCGGATCGGCGATGATGGGGATCTCACCGCTGTTGATCAGATTGTCGACGATGCAACGCTCGCCCTGTCAAATGATGGTGGCAAGATGGCTGTTGCCGTTGCCGGTGGACAAACCTATCTCATCGCTGCAGGTGGTGCAGAAGATGGTGTCAGTGTATTCCGCGTTGCGACGGATGGCACGCTTACCAATACGGACAACGTGTTTGACGCTGATGAGCTCGCCTATGGGCTGGATCGGGCCACACATGTGGAGAGTGCCATCATCGGAGGCGTGTCCTATGTCTTCGTGACAGGCAACTACGAGAATGCCGTCAACGTGTTTCGCCTCAATGCCAACGGTACGCTTGATCTTACTGACAGTCTTGTCGACGAAGGCGACCTGGAGCTTTACAGGGCCGCTGATATGGCGACGGCTGTTATTGGCGGCGTGACCTATCTTTTTGTTGGTGGCAATAGCGACGCTGGCGTGAGTGTTTTCTCGGTCGATGCCACTGGCACATTGACCAATGTCTTCAATCTGAGCGATGGCACACTGCTTTCCAGTGTTGAAGGATTGGAGACATTCGAGATGGCTGGCGACCACTATCTTGTGGCCAATGGCTATGGCTATGATCGTCTCTCCTATTATAAGATCGGGACAGATGGATCCCTCACACTGGCAGATTCTGTGGTTGATGACGCCTCCCTCAGCCTGAACGGTAGTGCCCAGTCAACGGTCGCCATGATTGACGGGCATACCTATATCATTTCGTCGGGTCAGTATGATGATGGCTTATCAACGTTTGAAGTTGGTTTGAGCAATCTGCCGATCAACGGAACCAGTGATGCTGACATTCTGACCGGCACCGAACTTGATGATGAGATCAACGGCCTTGGCGGTAATGACATCATCATGGGGGGAGATGCCGACGACACACTGAGCGGCGACGGCGGGGATGACGTCGTTGACGGTGGTAGCGGCAACGACAAGTTGTTTGGCGATGGCCTCCAGACTCAGACCATCAGCAATACGGTCACGGTGCCCAGCACGCAACAGCAATTGTCTCTGACCGCGACGCTACCAAGTTCTTCCAACGCCAGTGAAATCGAAATCAGTGGTTACATCAGCCGGGCGAGCCTGCAGACCACGGATTTCAACATCGTTTACGTGATTGACGTATCCAATTCGATGAACAGCTCTTTTGTCGGCACGGAAACGGTTGGTGACCTCAATGGGGACGGATCTTCCAACACGCTACTGGACGGTGCCATCGCGTCTTACGAAGCCATGACCAAGTCTCTTATTGATGCCGGTGTTTCCGGGTCGGACCTCGCGATTGTTTCCTTTAGTGACTACGCCTATAACATCTATAATTCTACGGTTTATGGGGATGTCTCCGGTGCGTTGCGGTCCCTCAATGATTTGAGCGGAACCAACTTCAAGGCGGGCCTGCAGTATGCCATCTCTGCCTTGAAACAGATGGGAAGCGGCGAGAACCGTGTGTTCTTCCTGTCCGATGGTGTAAACAATTCCTCCAGCTCAACTTTTGCAGATGAAGTTGCCACGCTGCTTGACCCCAATGGTCTCAATGCCGAGATACGGTCTGTGGGGCTTGGCCTGAATGCTGACGTTGAAGGCGGGCTTGATCTGCTGGATGACGGCATCGACAACAGTTCTGCCGAACGTGTGCTGACGCCGAGTGAGCTGACTGCCGGCCTGAGTGGAACGCCGGTTGAGACGAGCGAAGTTGCCCGGATTGAGGTTCTGGTTAATGGCCATGTCGTCAGGACGATTCTGCCGACTGCCTTTACCTCGACGCCGTTTGGTCTGCAGTATAACGCGACGGTATCGGGACTTTCGACGACAGCCAACGATGTGGTGACCGTGCGGATGATTGCTTCCGACGCTGCTGCAACGACTGCCCAGGCATCGGTGACCCTGTCCAATGCGGCGTCGGATGAGGGCAATGATGTGCTGCTTGGCCATGAAGGAGATGATACCCTTTATGGCAATGGTGGTGATGACCGGCTGCTGGGTGGCGATGGCAGTGATGTGCTGTTCGGCGGCGCGGGTAATGATGTGCTTGATGGTGGCCGCGGCGTTGATCGCATGGAAGGGGGCGCAGGCAATGATACCTATTATGTCAACCTGCGCGAAGATACTGTCTTTGAGGGATGGAACGCTGGTACTGACCGCGTGTTCGCTGGCGTTTCTTATCGCCTGTGGGAGCATAGCCAGAATATCGAGAACCTGATCCTCACCGGGACTGCCAATATCAATGGTTCCGGCAATGGCCTGAACAATGGCATCGCCGGCAATTCCGGGAACAACTATCTTGAAGGCGGCAATGGCAATGACACCCTGTTTGGAGGTGGTGGTGACGATACCCTTGATGGTGGAACTGGCACGGATAACATGATTGGTGGTGCGGGGAATGATACCTACTATGTCGATAATGTGGGCGACAAGATCACCGAAGCGCTTAACGGAGGCACCGATCGTGTGTTTTCTTCAGTGTCCTATCGCCTGTGGGAACATAGCCAAGATATTGAAAACCTGATCCTCACCGGGACTGCCAATATCAATGGTTCCGGCAATGGCCTGAACAATGGCATCGCCGGCAATTCCGGGAACAACTATCTTGAAGGCGGCAATGGCAATGACACCCTGTTTGGAGGTGGTGGTGACGATACCCTTGATGGTGGAACTGGCACGGATAACATGATTGGTGGTGCTGGTAACGATACCCTTGATGGTGGAACTGGCGCGGACACCATGAATGGTGGTGCGGGGAATGATACCTACTATGTCGATAATGTGGGCGACAAGATCACCGAAGCGCTTAACGGAGGCACCGATCGTGTGTTTTCTTCAGTGTCCTATCGCCTGTGGGAACATAGCCAAGATATTGAAAACCTGATCCTCACCGGGACTGCCAATATCAACGGTTCCGGCAATGGCCTGAACAATGGCATCGCCGGCAATTCCGGGAACAACTATCTTGAAGGCGGCAATGGCAATGACACCCTGTTTGGAGGTGGTGGTGACGATACCCTTGATGGTGGAACTGGCACGGATAACATGATTGGTGGTGCTGGTAACGATACCCTTGATGGTGGAACTGGCGCGGACACCATGAATGGTGGTGCGGGGAATGATACCTACTATGTCGATAATGTGGGCGACAAGATCACCGAAGCGCTTAACGGAGGCACCGATCGTGTGTTTTCTTCAGTGTCCTATCGCCTGTGGGAACATAGCCAAGATATTGAAAACCTGATCCTCACCGGGACTGCCAATATCAATGGTTCCGGCAATGGCCTGAACAATGGCATCGCCGGCAATTCCGGGAACAACTATCTTGAAGGCGGCAATGGCAATGACACCCTGTTTGGAGGTGGTGGTGACGATACCCTTGATGGTGGAACTGGCACGGATAACATGATTGGTGGTGCTGGTAACGATACCCTTGATGGTGGAACTGGCGCGGACACCATGAATGGTGGTGCGGGGAATGATACCTACTATGTCGATAATGTGGGCGACAAGATCACCGAAGCGCTTAACGGAGGCACCGATCGTGTGTTTTCTTCAGTGTCCTATCGCCTGTGGGAACATAGCCAAGATATTGAAAACCTGATCCTCACCGGGACTGCCAATATCAACGGTTCCGGCAATGGCCTGAACAATGGCATCGCCGGCAATTCCGGGAACAACTATCTTGAAGGCGGCAATGGCAATGACACCCTGTTTGGAGGTGGTGGCAATGACACTCTGTTTGGAGGTAATGGCAATGACATCCTGCTTGGCGGTGCCGACAATGATAGGCTGATCGGTGGTGGCGGTAACGACACCGTGACGGGTGGCGCTGGTGTGGATACCTTTGTCTTTCTGACACATGGTGAAGCGGACGTCATTACTGACTTCCAGAACGGGGTTGACCTTCTCGAAATCGGAACGGGAGTGAATTCTCTTGCTCAGGTTACGGTCACGGATGTTGGTGCCGATACGGTCTTGCAGTTTGATGGCAACTCGCTGACCCTCAAAAACTTTGATCACGCACTGATCAGTGCAGATGACTTCAGTTTCGTCTAA
- the recA gene encoding recombinase RecA: MAQNSLRLVEGSSMDKTKALEAALSQIDRAFGKGSVMKLGQREVVEMESIPTGSLGLDIALGIGGLPKGRIIEVYGPESSGKTTLALHVIAESQKRGGICAFVDAEHALDPIYARKLGVDIDNLLISQPDAGEQALEISDTLVRSGAVDVLVIDSVAALTPRAELEGEMGDSLPGLQARLMSQAMRKLAGSISRTNCMVIFINQIRMKIGVMFGSPETTTGGNALKFYASVRLDIRRIGSIKDRDEIVGNQTRVKVVKNKVAAPFKQVEFDITYGEGISKLGELLDLGVKAGVVEKSGAWFSYDSQRLGQGRENSKTFLKENPGIADEIEVAIRQSAGLKPGLIDLASSEDGDADGAE; this comes from the coding sequence ATGGCACAGAATAGTCTCCGGTTGGTCGAAGGAAGCAGCATGGACAAGACAAAAGCATTGGAAGCCGCCCTATCGCAGATTGATCGCGCATTCGGCAAGGGTTCTGTGATGAAACTGGGCCAGCGTGAGGTGGTCGAAATGGAGTCCATTCCAACTGGCTCTCTGGGACTGGATATCGCTCTTGGCATTGGTGGTTTGCCCAAAGGCCGTATCATCGAGGTCTATGGACCGGAGTCGTCCGGTAAGACGACGCTCGCCCTGCATGTGATTGCGGAGTCTCAGAAGCGGGGCGGCATTTGCGCCTTTGTGGATGCTGAGCATGCACTCGATCCGATTTATGCCCGCAAGCTTGGTGTGGATATTGACAATCTGCTGATCTCTCAGCCGGATGCGGGCGAACAGGCGTTGGAAATTTCGGATACTCTGGTGCGGTCCGGTGCCGTTGATGTGCTGGTGATCGACTCTGTTGCTGCTCTGACGCCGCGTGCGGAGCTGGAAGGCGAGATGGGGGATTCCCTTCCCGGTCTTCAGGCGCGCCTTATGAGTCAGGCCATGCGCAAGCTGGCGGGATCTATTTCCCGCACCAACTGTATGGTTATTTTCATCAACCAGATCCGCATGAAGATCGGTGTGATGTTTGGTAGCCCTGAAACGACCACTGGCGGTAACGCGCTGAAGTTCTATGCGTCTGTCCGTCTGGACATCCGCCGCATTGGCTCTATCAAGGATCGTGACGAAATCGTTGGCAACCAGACGCGCGTCAAGGTCGTCAAGAACAAGGTTGCGGCACCGTTCAAGCAGGTCGAATTTGATATCACTTATGGCGAAGGGATCTCCAAACTGGGCGAGTTGCTTGATTTGGGCGTCAAGGCTGGCGTTGTCGAGAAGTCTGGTGCCTGGTTCTCCTATGATAGTCAGAGGCTTGGGCAGGGGCGCGAGAATTCCAAGACTTTCCTGAAAGAGAATCCGGGCATTGCCGATGAGATCGAAGTGGCCATCCGTCAGAGCGCCGGGCTAAAGCCTGGCCTTATCGATCTGGCTTCGAGCGAAGACGGCGATGCTGACGGTGCGGAATGA